One window from the genome of Macaca fascicularis isolate 582-1 chromosome 7, T2T-MFA8v1.1 encodes:
- the DNAJA4 gene encoding dnaJ homolog subfamily A member 4 isoform X2, which translates to MDIFDMFFGGGGRMARERRGKNVVHQLSVTLEDLYNGVTKKLALQKNVICEKCEGVGGKKGSVEKCPLCKGRGMQIHIQQIGPGMVQQIQTVCIECKGQGERINPKDRCESCSGAKVIREKKIIEVHVEKGMKDGQKILFHGEGDQEPELEPGDVIIVLDQKDHSVFQRRGHDLIMKMKIQLSEALCGFKKTIKTLDNRILVITSKSGEVIKHGDLKCVRDEGMPIYKAPLEKGILIIQFLVIFPEKHWLSLEKLPQLEALLPPRQKVRITDDMDQVELKEFSPNEQNWRQHREAYEEDEDGPRAGVQCQTA; encoded by the exons ATGGACATCTTTGACATGTTCTTTGGTGGTGGTGGACGGATGGCTAGAGAGAGAAGAG GCAAGAATGTTGTACACCAGTTATCTGTAACTCTTGAAGATTTATATAATGGAGTCACGAAGAAATTGGCCCTCcagaaaaatgtaatttgtgaGAAATGTGAag GTGTTGGCGGGAAGAAGGGATCGGTGGAGAAGTGTCCGCTGTGCAAGGGGCGGGGGATGCAGATCCACATCCAGCAGATCGGGCCGGGCATGGTGCAGCAGATCCAGACCGTGTGCATTGAGTGCAAGGGCCAGGGCGAGCGCATCAACCCCAAGGACCGCTGCGAGAGCTGCAGCGGTGCCAAGGTGATCCGTGAGAAGAAGATTATCGAGGTACATGTTGAAAAAG GTATGAAAGATGGGCAAAAGATACTATTTCATGGAGAAGGAGATCAGGAGCCTGAGCTGGAGCCTGGTGATGTCATAATTGTGCTTGATCAGAAGGATCATAGTGTCTTTCAGAGACGAGGCCATGACTTgatcatgaaaatgaaaattcagcTTTCTGAAGCTCTTTGTGGCTTCAAGAAGACGATAAAAACACTGGACAATCGAATTCTTGTTATTACATCCAAATCAG GTGAGGTGATAAAGCACGGGGACCTGAAATGTGTGCGTGATGAAGGAATGCCCATCTACAAAGCACCCCTGGAAAAAGGGATTCTAATCATACAATTTTTA GTAATCTTCCCTGAAAAACACTGGCTTTCTCTGGAAAAGCTTCCTCAGCTGGAAGCTTTACTGCCTCCTCGACAGAAAGTGAGGATTACAGATGACATGGATCAGGTGGAGCTGAAGGAGTTTTCTCCCAATGAGCAGAACTGGCGTCAGCACAGGGAGGCCTATGAGGAGGACGAAGACGggccccgggctggagtgcagtgccagaCAGCATGA
- the DNAJA4 gene encoding dnaJ homolog subfamily A member 4 isoform X4, translating to MDIFDMFFGGGGRMARERRGVGGKKGSVEKCPLCKGRGMQIHIQQIGPGMVQQIQTVCIECKGQGERINPKDRCESCSGAKVIREKKIIEVHVEKGMKDGQKILFHGEGDQEPELEPGDVIIVLDQKDHSVFQRRGHDLIMKMKIQLSEALCGFKKTIKTLDNRILVITSKSGEVIKHGDLKCVRDEGMPIYKAPLEKGILIIQFLVIFPEKHWLSLEKLPQLEALLPPRQKVRITDDMDQVELKEFSPNEQNWRQHREAYEEDEDGPRAGVQCQTA from the exons ATGGACATCTTTGACATGTTCTTTGGTGGTGGTGGACGGATGGCTAGAGAGAGAAGAG GTGTTGGCGGGAAGAAGGGATCGGTGGAGAAGTGTCCGCTGTGCAAGGGGCGGGGGATGCAGATCCACATCCAGCAGATCGGGCCGGGCATGGTGCAGCAGATCCAGACCGTGTGCATTGAGTGCAAGGGCCAGGGCGAGCGCATCAACCCCAAGGACCGCTGCGAGAGCTGCAGCGGTGCCAAGGTGATCCGTGAGAAGAAGATTATCGAGGTACATGTTGAAAAAG GTATGAAAGATGGGCAAAAGATACTATTTCATGGAGAAGGAGATCAGGAGCCTGAGCTGGAGCCTGGTGATGTCATAATTGTGCTTGATCAGAAGGATCATAGTGTCTTTCAGAGACGAGGCCATGACTTgatcatgaaaatgaaaattcagcTTTCTGAAGCTCTTTGTGGCTTCAAGAAGACGATAAAAACACTGGACAATCGAATTCTTGTTATTACATCCAAATCAG GTGAGGTGATAAAGCACGGGGACCTGAAATGTGTGCGTGATGAAGGAATGCCCATCTACAAAGCACCCCTGGAAAAAGGGATTCTAATCATACAATTTTTA GTAATCTTCCCTGAAAAACACTGGCTTTCTCTGGAAAAGCTTCCTCAGCTGGAAGCTTTACTGCCTCCTCGACAGAAAGTGAGGATTACAGATGACATGGATCAGGTGGAGCTGAAGGAGTTTTCTCCCAATGAGCAGAACTGGCGTCAGCACAGGGAGGCCTATGAGGAGGACGAAGACGggccccgggctggagtgcagtgccagaCAGCATGA
- the DNAJA4 gene encoding dnaJ homolog subfamily A member 4 isoform X5: MALTPASPDPAGVGGKKGSVEKCPLCKGRGMQIHIQQIGPGMVQQIQTVCIECKGQGERINPKDRCESCSGAKVIREKKIIEVHVEKGMKDGQKILFHGEGDQEPELEPGDVIIVLDQKDHSVFQRRGHDLIMKMKIQLSEALCGFKKTIKTLDNRILVITSKSGEVIKHGDLKCVRDEGMPIYKAPLEKGILIIQFLVIFPEKHWLSLEKLPQLEALLPPRQKVRITDDMDQVELKEFSPNEQNWRQHREAYEEDEDGPRAGVQCQTA; this comes from the exons ATGGCCCTCACTCCTGCCTCCCCCGACCCTGCAGGTGTTGGCGGGAAGAAGGGATCGGTGGAGAAGTGTCCGCTGTGCAAGGGGCGGGGGATGCAGATCCACATCCAGCAGATCGGGCCGGGCATGGTGCAGCAGATCCAGACCGTGTGCATTGAGTGCAAGGGCCAGGGCGAGCGCATCAACCCCAAGGACCGCTGCGAGAGCTGCAGCGGTGCCAAGGTGATCCGTGAGAAGAAGATTATCGAGGTACATGTTGAAAAAG GTATGAAAGATGGGCAAAAGATACTATTTCATGGAGAAGGAGATCAGGAGCCTGAGCTGGAGCCTGGTGATGTCATAATTGTGCTTGATCAGAAGGATCATAGTGTCTTTCAGAGACGAGGCCATGACTTgatcatgaaaatgaaaattcagcTTTCTGAAGCTCTTTGTGGCTTCAAGAAGACGATAAAAACACTGGACAATCGAATTCTTGTTATTACATCCAAATCAG GTGAGGTGATAAAGCACGGGGACCTGAAATGTGTGCGTGATGAAGGAATGCCCATCTACAAAGCACCCCTGGAAAAAGGGATTCTAATCATACAATTTTTA GTAATCTTCCCTGAAAAACACTGGCTTTCTCTGGAAAAGCTTCCTCAGCTGGAAGCTTTACTGCCTCCTCGACAGAAAGTGAGGATTACAGATGACATGGATCAGGTGGAGCTGAAGGAGTTTTCTCCCAATGAGCAGAACTGGCGTCAGCACAGGGAGGCCTATGAGGAGGACGAAGACGggccccgggctggagtgcagtgccagaCAGCATGA
- the SKIC8 gene encoding superkiller complex protein 8 isoform X2, with protein MTNQYGILFKQEQAHDDAIWSVAWGTNKKENSETVVTGSLDDLVKVWKWRDERLDLQWSLEGHQLGVVSVDISHTLPIAASSSLDAHIRLWDLENGKQIKSIDAGPVDAWTLAFSPDSQYLATGTHVGKVNIFGVESGKKEYSLDTRGKFILSIAYSPDGKYLASGAIDGIINIFDIATGKLLHTLEGHAMPIRSLTFSPDSQLLVTASDDGYIKIYDVQHANLAGTLSGHASWVLNVAFCPDDTHFVSSSSDKSVKVWDVGTRTCVHTFFDHQDQVWGVKYNGNGSKIVSVGDDQEIHIYDCPI; from the exons ATGACCAACCAG tATGGTATTCTCTTCAAACAAGAGCAAG CCCATGATGATGCCATTTGGTCAGTTGCTTGGGGGACAAACAAGAAGGAAAACTCTGAGACAGTGGTCACAGGCTCCCTGGATGACCTGGTGAAGGTCTGGAAATG GCGTGATGAGAGGCTGGACCTACAGTGGAGTCTGGAGGGACATCAGCTGGGAGTGGTGTCTGTGGACATCAGCCACACCCTGCCCATTGCTGCATCCAGCTCTCTTGATGCTCATATTCGTCTTTGGGACTTGGAAAATGGCAAACAGATAAAGTCCATAGATGCAGGACCTG tGGATGCCTGGACTTTGGCCTTTTCTCCTGATTCCCAGTATCTGGCCACAGGAACTCATGTCGGGAAAGTGAACATTTTTGGTGTGGAAAGTGGGAAAAAGGAGTATTCTTTGGACACAAGAGGAAAATTCATTCTTAGTATTGCATAT AGTCCTGATGGGAAATACCTAGCCAGTGGAGCCATAGATGGAATCATCAATATTTTTGATATTGCAACTGGAAAACTTCTGCATACGCTGGAAG GCCATGCCATGCCCATTCGCTCCTTGACCTTTTCCCCGGACTCCCAGCTCCTTGTCACTGCTTCAGATGATGGCTACATCAAGATCTATGATGT ACAACATGCCAATTTGGCTGGCACGCTGAGCGGCCATGCCTCCTGGGTGCTGAACGTTGCGTTCTGTCCTGATGACACTCACTTTGTTTCCAG ttcgTCTGACAAAAGTGTAAAAGTTTGGGATGTTGGAACCAGGACGTGTGTTCACACTTTCTTTGATCACCAGGATCAG gtCTGGGGAGTAAAATACAATGGAAATGGTTCCAAAATTGTGTCTGTTGGAGATGACCAGGAAATTCACATCTATGATTGTCCAATTTAA
- the SKIC8 gene encoding superkiller complex protein 8 isoform X1, whose amino-acid sequence MVFSSNKSKTLLSILAHDDAIWSVAWGTNKKENSETVVTGSLDDLVKVWKWRDERLDLQWSLEGHQLGVVSVDISHTLPIAASSSLDAHIRLWDLENGKQIKSIDAGPVDAWTLAFSPDSQYLATGTHVGKVNIFGVESGKKEYSLDTRGKFILSIAYSPDGKYLASGAIDGIINIFDIATGKLLHTLEGHAMPIRSLTFSPDSQLLVTASDDGYIKIYDVQHANLAGTLSGHASWVLNVAFCPDDTHFVSSSSDKSVKVWDVGTRTCVHTFFDHQDQVWGVKYNGNGSKIVSVGDDQEIHIYDCPI is encoded by the exons ATGGTATTCTCTTCAAACAAGAGCAAG ACTTTACTTTCCATTCTAGCCCATGATGATGCCATTTGGTCAGTTGCTTGGGGGACAAACAAGAAGGAAAACTCTGAGACAGTGGTCACAGGCTCCCTGGATGACCTGGTGAAGGTCTGGAAATG GCGTGATGAGAGGCTGGACCTACAGTGGAGTCTGGAGGGACATCAGCTGGGAGTGGTGTCTGTGGACATCAGCCACACCCTGCCCATTGCTGCATCCAGCTCTCTTGATGCTCATATTCGTCTTTGGGACTTGGAAAATGGCAAACAGATAAAGTCCATAGATGCAGGACCTG tGGATGCCTGGACTTTGGCCTTTTCTCCTGATTCCCAGTATCTGGCCACAGGAACTCATGTCGGGAAAGTGAACATTTTTGGTGTGGAAAGTGGGAAAAAGGAGTATTCTTTGGACACAAGAGGAAAATTCATTCTTAGTATTGCATAT AGTCCTGATGGGAAATACCTAGCCAGTGGAGCCATAGATGGAATCATCAATATTTTTGATATTGCAACTGGAAAACTTCTGCATACGCTGGAAG GCCATGCCATGCCCATTCGCTCCTTGACCTTTTCCCCGGACTCCCAGCTCCTTGTCACTGCTTCAGATGATGGCTACATCAAGATCTATGATGT ACAACATGCCAATTTGGCTGGCACGCTGAGCGGCCATGCCTCCTGGGTGCTGAACGTTGCGTTCTGTCCTGATGACACTCACTTTGTTTCCAG ttcgTCTGACAAAAGTGTAAAAGTTTGGGATGTTGGAACCAGGACGTGTGTTCACACTTTCTTTGATCACCAGGATCAG gtCTGGGGAGTAAAATACAATGGAAATGGTTCCAAAATTGTGTCTGTTGGAGATGACCAGGAAATTCACATCTATGATTGTCCAATTTAA